One Thalassotalea hakodatensis DNA segment encodes these proteins:
- a CDS encoding beta-ketoacyl-ACP synthase, whose translation MKRVVVTGMSAITALGQDWQSFKSALNQGESAVVNMPEWDFVEGLNTRIAAPVKDFEKPKHYKRQKVRSMGRVSLMATVATERAIAQAKLSDAPCLTDGSTGIAYGSSTGSTSPIVPFGNLMKNGEMNGVTATSYIQMMAHTTAVNVGVFFELKGRTITTSSACTSGSQGIGYAYEAIKYGKQKVMVAGGAEELCVTEAAVFDTLFATSVKNDTPKKTPRPFEQSRDGLVIGEGACTLILEELEHAKARGATILAELVGYGTNADGVHVTQPTQETMTAAINLALEDADLCAKDIGYVNAHGTATERGDIAESFATEHVFGQVPISSLKSYLGHTLGACGAIEAWACINMMNDKWFAPTLNLDEIDKNCASLDYIRDDARQIDTQYVMSNNFAFGGINTSLIFKKWS comes from the coding sequence ATGAAGCGTGTTGTGGTAACAGGAATGTCAGCAATTACAGCGTTAGGGCAAGATTGGCAAAGCTTTAAATCAGCGCTTAATCAAGGCGAAAGTGCTGTCGTTAATATGCCAGAGTGGGATTTCGTAGAAGGTCTGAATACGCGAATTGCTGCACCGGTAAAAGACTTTGAAAAACCTAAACATTATAAGCGACAAAAAGTACGCTCAATGGGGCGAGTGTCTTTAATGGCAACCGTTGCAACAGAACGAGCGATAGCACAAGCTAAATTGAGTGATGCGCCTTGTTTAACTGATGGTTCAACGGGGATCGCGTATGGGTCATCAACAGGTTCAACATCGCCGATAGTTCCTTTTGGTAACTTAATGAAAAACGGCGAAATGAATGGCGTTACTGCCACAAGTTATATCCAAATGATGGCACATACCACTGCGGTGAATGTGGGAGTGTTTTTTGAGTTAAAAGGGAGAACAATTACTACTAGCTCTGCATGTACTTCTGGTTCTCAAGGCATCGGCTATGCCTATGAAGCAATAAAGTATGGTAAACAAAAGGTGATGGTAGCTGGTGGGGCTGAAGAACTCTGCGTAACTGAAGCTGCTGTATTTGATACTTTATTTGCTACGAGTGTGAAAAACGACACACCGAAAAAAACACCACGACCGTTTGAACAAAGTAGAGATGGTCTTGTCATTGGTGAAGGGGCATGTACGTTAATTTTAGAAGAGTTAGAACATGCTAAAGCGCGAGGGGCCACTATCTTAGCTGAGCTTGTTGGTTACGGTACGAATGCTGATGGTGTTCATGTTACTCAACCAACTCAAGAAACTATGACAGCAGCTATCAACTTAGCACTTGAAGACGCCGATCTTTGTGCGAAAGATATCGGTTATGTTAATGCACACGGCACGGCTACAGAACGTGGTGATATTGCGGAGTCATTTGCAACAGAACATGTTTTTGGTCAAGTGCCTATCAGCTCATTAAAAAGCTATTTGGGGCATACCTTAGGTGCGTGTGGTGCGATTGAAGCCTGGGCTTGCATTAACATGATGAATGATAAGTGGTTTGCACCTACGCTGAATTTAGATGAAATTGATAAGAACTGTGCGTCATTAGATTATATTCGAGACGATGCTAGGCAGATTGATACGCAATACGTCATGAGTAATAATTTTGCCTTTGGTGGGATAAACACTTCACTTATTTTTAAAAAGTGGTCGTGA
- a CDS encoding MipA/OmpV family protein: MRSLTCFILLILLIFVSTNSYSTPKNKPIFEYGAGVFALSTPQYAGAQSRKNYLVPLPYFYYQNEHIKVNREGLLGRLWQLENITLDFSFSANIPVESAEVDLRKGMPDIDWTFQAGPAIKYYLTGKQYASEKSYLEIFSRKVLMTDFSYIDDAGWQYGASYLAQSLIENKFNANVTWQNRLTVNFATDDFHQLYYGVDKKYQSNTRQAFTSQGGYLHTSISSGVVYRKGSLWLAGFMMYRNLHGMRNEKSPLVERKDSMSIGVGIAWIMR, encoded by the coding sequence ATGAGATCCTTAACATGTTTTATTTTATTGATACTATTAATTTTTGTTAGCACTAATAGTTATTCAACGCCAAAGAATAAACCCATATTTGAGTATGGTGCAGGCGTTTTTGCATTGTCTACGCCGCAATACGCTGGTGCTCAGTCACGAAAAAACTACCTAGTGCCTTTACCATATTTTTATTATCAAAATGAACATATTAAGGTTAATCGTGAAGGGCTTTTAGGCCGCTTGTGGCAATTGGAAAATATCACACTCGACTTTTCATTTTCAGCCAATATTCCAGTGGAAAGTGCTGAAGTTGATCTTAGAAAAGGAATGCCAGATATCGACTGGACATTTCAAGCGGGCCCCGCGATTAAGTATTACCTAACGGGGAAGCAATATGCTTCTGAAAAATCATACCTTGAGATTTTTAGTCGAAAAGTGTTGATGACTGATTTTAGTTACATTGATGACGCTGGTTGGCAATATGGTGCTTCTTATTTAGCACAATCACTGATAGAAAATAAATTCAACGCAAATGTGACTTGGCAAAACCGTTTAACGGTAAATTTTGCTACAGACGACTTTCATCAATTGTATTATGGTGTAGATAAAAAATATCAATCTAATACTCGTCAAGCCTTCACTTCACAAGGAGGTTATTTACATACAAGTATTTCTTCAGGTGTTGTTTATCGCAAGGGCAGTTTATGGTTGGCTGGCTTTATGATGTATCGTAATCTTCATGGGATGAGAAATGAAAAGAGTCCTTTAGTTGAGAGAAAAGATAGTATGTCCATAGGGGTAGGTATAGCTTGGATAATGCGTTAA
- a CDS encoding excinuclease ABC subunit A, with product MKLTFLLASLLTVLVIFQAKAADRIDSYSIEKLLDSTKAKDALNSNVKLYFGNQSFGDSQETYGEVMTNKKTNAFMKSDQEACEWVMLSALKALQARALKEGMNAVVGIESYYKKREFVSETHFECGAGAILAGVTLKGTLVKL from the coding sequence ATGAAATTAACGTTTTTATTAGCTAGCTTGTTAACTGTGTTAGTTATTTTTCAAGCCAAAGCTGCAGACAGAATTGATTCATATTCAATAGAGAAGTTGTTAGATAGTACTAAAGCTAAAGACGCATTAAATAGTAATGTAAAACTATACTTTGGTAATCAAAGCTTTGGCGATTCTCAAGAAACCTATGGTGAAGTGATGACCAATAAAAAAACCAATGCGTTTATGAAGTCTGATCAAGAGGCATGTGAGTGGGTAATGCTTTCAGCATTAAAAGCATTGCAAGCGCGAGCATTAAAAGAAGGGATGAATGCTGTTGTTGGTATTGAGTCTTATTATAAAAAGCGTGAGTTTGTCAGTGAAACACACTTTGAGTGTGGCGCAGGTGCTATTTTGGCAGGGGTAACGTTAAAAGGCACGTTAGTCAAACTATAA
- a CDS encoding 4'-phosphopantetheinyl transferase family protein codes for MFNKAQVLASDFLVINTINYAVPSSLEHRLFDSEREQLLLKRSVKSKLTFLRSRALIKQYVGLCFDCANEDVEVVFNHQEQCLHALYDSKLVCRVSLSHSGSAIAIALQLSEKPFIFGIDIENKTKKRDFESLAKTCLSVKEQENLRLNLNDSVAFYRQWTLKEALMKATGQPLSTLFSIDSDKILLAQSLTSISFDLHEYVGTFVCTKQASYKFIEIN; via the coding sequence TTGTTCAATAAAGCTCAAGTGTTAGCATCGGATTTTCTTGTCATTAACACCATTAATTATGCCGTTCCTTCTTCATTAGAGCATCGCTTATTTGATTCTGAACGTGAACAATTGTTATTAAAACGATCAGTAAAATCGAAGTTAACCTTTCTTCGAAGTCGTGCATTAATTAAACAATACGTTGGTCTTTGTTTTGATTGTGCAAATGAAGATGTTGAGGTTGTTTTTAACCATCAAGAACAGTGTTTGCATGCACTTTATGATTCTAAACTTGTTTGTCGAGTATCATTAAGTCATTCAGGTAGTGCAATTGCTATCGCATTACAGTTATCTGAAAAGCCTTTTATTTTTGGCATTGATATTGAAAATAAAACCAAAAAAAGAGATTTTGAAAGTTTGGCAAAAACGTGTTTGAGCGTTAAAGAACAAGAAAATTTACGGTTAAACTTAAATGATTCTGTAGCGTTTTATCGTCAATGGACTTTAAAGGAAGCGTTGATGAAAGCTACTGGGCAACCATTATCAACATTATTTTCAATCGATAGCGATAAAATATTGTTAGCACAATCGTTAACATCGATTAGCTTTGATTTACATGAGTATGTTGGTACGTTTGTTTGCACGAAACAAGCAAGTTATAAGTTTATTGAGATCAATTAA
- a CDS encoding LysR family transcriptional regulator, with translation MSNFAQITTFIEVANSQSFAEASRRLSLPTSTVSARIKALENRLDVRLFNRSTRQVTLTDEGDLYLNHCQETLDRLLDIEDRLTQKNHLSGRIKITIPLDLPSESFAKVMIEFSRLYPRVTIDILVTDEPLDLISNNIDLALRGGSLKTLSLISRKLGEGKLNFFASPRYCQQKTDKKRSTSLHKHVLFDPMNNAPSLALQYIKGSINTRNFALAKQFAEQSQGIALLPESLCTAELSNGSLEVINVDVELPVLPLYIVFPSRDNLPKRVRTFIDFLLSTTHTLI, from the coding sequence ATGAGTAACTTTGCTCAAATAACAACATTTATTGAAGTCGCTAATAGCCAAAGCTTTGCTGAAGCAAGCCGCCGTTTATCTTTACCAACATCAACGGTTAGTGCACGTATTAAAGCATTAGAAAATAGACTCGATGTACGATTATTTAATCGAAGTACACGCCAAGTAACCCTCACCGACGAAGGGGATCTTTATCTTAATCATTGTCAAGAAACGTTGGATCGTTTATTAGATATTGAAGACCGTCTTACCCAAAAAAATCACTTGTCAGGGCGTATTAAAATTACTATTCCTCTCGACTTGCCCAGCGAATCTTTTGCCAAGGTTATGATTGAGTTTTCACGTTTATATCCCAGAGTAACTATTGACATATTGGTTACCGATGAGCCGCTTGATTTAATCTCAAATAATATTGATCTCGCGCTAAGAGGTGGTTCATTAAAAACCTTAAGCTTAATTTCGAGAAAGCTTGGTGAAGGGAAGTTAAACTTTTTTGCGAGCCCTCGTTATTGCCAACAAAAGACCGATAAAAAACGTTCAACGTCATTGCATAAGCATGTACTGTTTGATCCGATGAACAATGCCCCATCATTAGCACTACAATATATAAAAGGGTCAATAAATACACGAAACTTCGCGCTGGCTAAACAATTTGCCGAACAGTCACAAGGTATTGCGTTACTACCTGAGAGTTTATGCACAGCCGAGCTAAGCAATGGTAGCCTTGAAGTCATTAACGTAGACGTTGAGTTACCCGTACTGCCTCTTTATATAGTATTCCCTAGCCGTGACAACTTGCCAAAACGTGTACGCACCTTTATAGATTTTTTACTATCAACAACACATACATTAATTTAA
- a CDS encoding MBL fold metallo-hydrolase, translating to MYKLFTVMTMLSLVMLHSSAHAKSESHNVNDNLSNKNISIKWLGGPTVLITFNGMSILTDPMFGYGDKAFYMADPNEMFDLAKGPNMKHHKRITAFPGIALETVDLVVLSHAHEDHFDQKAEQLLNKNTPFLLPPANIEQLQKKGFNRLSTLSVGDSISYKAGEGKVTFTAVTAHHTDNGDIKHLLGEGNGYWITFEQDNWQYTLYWTGDTLATKDLIDEVKALGQIDLLIAHMGRVGTTGPLGKISMGADDVIAMSAALQPEKLLPIHHSTYALYLEPIHHLVTKSLGKPYGLDVISEGSTLIYQ from the coding sequence ATGTATAAACTATTCACGGTAATGACAATGCTATCTCTGGTGATGCTCCACTCATCAGCGCACGCTAAATCAGAAAGTCACAACGTAAACGACAATTTATCAAACAAAAATATCAGTATAAAATGGCTTGGCGGCCCAACGGTATTAATCACTTTTAATGGTATGAGTATACTCACTGACCCCATGTTTGGTTATGGCGATAAAGCATTTTATATGGCTGATCCTAATGAAATGTTTGATTTGGCCAAGGGACCTAATATGAAACACCATAAGCGCATAACTGCGTTTCCGGGTATTGCGTTAGAAACAGTTGACTTAGTGGTATTGAGCCATGCTCATGAAGATCATTTTGATCAAAAAGCAGAGCAATTACTTAATAAAAATACGCCATTTCTACTACCTCCTGCCAATATAGAGCAACTACAAAAGAAAGGCTTTAATCGTTTGAGTACGTTAAGCGTAGGGGACTCTATTAGCTATAAAGCAGGAGAAGGGAAAGTTACTTTTACCGCGGTTACCGCACACCATACCGACAACGGAGATATTAAGCATTTATTAGGTGAAGGTAATGGTTATTGGATTACATTTGAGCAAGACAACTGGCAATATACGCTTTACTGGACAGGAGATACATTAGCCACGAAAGACCTTATTGATGAAGTTAAAGCATTAGGTCAAATTGATCTGCTTATTGCACACATGGGGCGTGTTGGTACGACTGGACCTTTAGGCAAAATTAGCATGGGAGCTGATGATGTTATTGCTATGTCAGCAGCTTTACAACCTGAAAAGTTATTGCCGATTCATCATTCAACCTACGCGTTATATCTAGAGCCCATCCATCATTTAGTCACCAAAAGTTTGGGAAAACCATATGGACTAGATGTTATATCGGAAGGGTCGACACTTATTTATCAATAA
- the cas1f gene encoding type I-F CRISPR-associated endonuclease Cas1f yields MDDFSPSDLKSILHSKRANIYYLEYCRVMQKDGRVLYLTESSRENLYFNIPIANTTVILLGNGTSITQAAIRMLAQAGVLVGFSGGGGTPLFMANDVEQPIEWFTPQSEYRPTEYLQGWMSFWFDDKKRLSAAKMLQTARIKYLSRVWQKDKDLKQNGFDLNGIESALDAFNLRTDQAQKQSEILLTEAQLTKALYKFSANATNTEGFKRQHASTDLANDFLNHGNYLAYGLAASCLWVLGIPHGFAVMHGKTRRGALVFDVADLIKDALVLPWAFICAKENATEQEFRQQILQAFTDHKTLDYMFDNIKEISLTNVNDSDINNEKSPSL; encoded by the coding sequence ATGGATGACTTTAGTCCCTCAGATTTAAAAAGTATATTACACTCAAAACGCGCCAATATTTATTACTTAGAATACTGCCGAGTAATGCAAAAAGATGGGCGTGTACTTTATTTAACTGAAAGTTCCAGAGAGAATCTCTATTTTAATATTCCAATTGCCAATACCACGGTTATTTTATTAGGAAATGGCACTTCAATAACGCAAGCCGCAATACGGATGTTAGCGCAAGCAGGCGTATTAGTTGGCTTTAGTGGCGGTGGCGGCACACCATTATTTATGGCAAATGACGTTGAACAGCCTATTGAATGGTTCACACCGCAAAGTGAATACCGCCCAACGGAATACTTACAAGGTTGGATGAGCTTTTGGTTTGATGATAAAAAGCGTTTATCTGCTGCAAAAATGCTCCAAACTGCTCGGATAAAATATTTATCAAGAGTTTGGCAAAAAGACAAAGATCTGAAACAAAATGGCTTTGATCTTAATGGTATAGAATCAGCTCTTGATGCATTCAATCTACGTACTGACCAAGCTCAGAAGCAAAGCGAAATCCTACTAACAGAAGCTCAATTGACTAAAGCACTTTATAAATTTTCTGCTAATGCCACTAACACAGAAGGTTTTAAACGCCAACATGCCTCAACAGACTTAGCGAACGACTTTTTAAACCACGGTAATTACTTAGCCTATGGCTTAGCAGCAAGTTGTTTATGGGTATTAGGTATTCCTCACGGCTTTGCTGTAATGCACGGAAAAACAAGGCGAGGCGCATTAGTGTTTGACGTGGCCGATTTAATTAAAGACGCACTGGTATTACCTTGGGCATTTATTTGTGCCAAAGAAAATGCCACAGAGCAAGAGTTTAGACAACAAATACTACAAGCATTTACAGACCATAAAACATTAGACTATATGTTTGATAATATTAAAGAAATTTCGTTGACTAACGTTAATGATAGCGATATCAATAATGAAAAGAGCCCATCCTTATGA
- the cas3f gene encoding type I-F CRISPR-associated helicase Cas3f yields MMVTFISQCEKNALKKTRRVLDAFANRIGDNTWQTIITEDGLLTVKKMLRQTASKSTAVSCHWIRSRSRSQYLWVVGNKSKFNAEGIVPVNSTRRNLLNSAIENDWKYLPLIKSLTALSALLHDWGKASRLFQEKLNPKSKNKFKGDPIRHEWISVLLLNALVNNKSDETWLRDLLDNGVIESELKQYVKVQNLTPLDKLPNGAKLLAWLIVSHHRLPNFSHSIRETRKEWLGVKSESIEVLLQRITQEWGYENKIDEAEYNKRVKHCFEFQNGLLSESKEWRKHVKRWANSLINNLPLLETAMQDGSYRLVLHHARLCLMLGDHYYSSQDAAKSWQDNTGLFANTDRVTNELKQKLDEHLVGVAKNALDTAHLLPAFEKEPPVATDIQILRKASPTAFKWQDKAVTKISEWKIQQDKKVTGFFAVNMASTGCGKTFANAKVMRALSTDGKSLRYILALGLRTLTLQTGDEYRNRIGLTNAELAVLIGSRAVAELHNQREINQDEITDEVLGSESQEALLDEFIDYDCEIPEEGLSTVLTRNKDKEFLYAPVLACTIDHLMAATETKRGGRYILPSLRLMSSDLVIDEIDDFTGDDLIAIGRLIHLAGMLGRKVMISSATIPPDLALGYFNAYKNGWKIFTKSRDEAKAEIGCAWIDEFTTQVDSISVVESESAIEQYQVKHSQFIDKRVNSLNKQVAKRKADVVPCPLLSIEESTPENEAEESKQSHYFSTVKQATLAKHQLHHSIDPKTAIKVSFGVVRVANITPCVELTKYLLQADYPNNTQVKVMAYHSQQVLLLRHEQEKHLDDVLKRKEKTGEPQQAFSNPVIRNHLDSCAKSNSHINNMLFILVATPVEEVGRDHDFDWAIIEPSSYRSIVQLAGRVRRHRTQATELANIGVMQYNLKAFKTNDKQGGKYFIKPGYEDGWDKSLHSHDLNKLVNETRINESLNAIARIKVPTQADKQLLAFIEHKVTAAQLTNFSAFGANTLQGYLTETWYLTALPQVLTPFRKSEASINLFLFYNENTDQCYFTEKGEKGRPLVDINDQVINRETILNIKKIELTEQQRQNLWLDRNYQSLLIKYLSEPWLATPKRVSLRYGEINMVKRENAQYEYNDQFGLVKIKKA; encoded by the coding sequence ATGATGGTCACTTTTATATCGCAATGTGAAAAAAATGCCTTAAAGAAAACTCGCCGTGTGCTTGACGCTTTTGCCAATCGTATTGGCGATAATACATGGCAAACTATCATCACCGAAGATGGCTTGCTCACCGTCAAAAAAATGCTGCGTCAAACTGCTAGCAAAAGCACCGCTGTGAGTTGTCATTGGATACGTTCACGTTCCAGAAGTCAGTATTTGTGGGTGGTGGGGAATAAAAGTAAATTTAATGCAGAAGGAATAGTGCCTGTTAATAGCACGAGAAGAAATTTACTAAACAGTGCAATAGAAAATGACTGGAAGTACTTACCCTTAATTAAGTCACTTACTGCGCTCTCAGCTTTGCTCCATGATTGGGGAAAAGCGTCTCGTTTATTCCAAGAGAAACTAAACCCTAAGAGTAAAAATAAATTCAAAGGTGATCCAATAAGGCATGAGTGGATTTCTGTTTTATTACTCAATGCATTGGTAAACAATAAATCGGATGAAACATGGTTAAGGGATCTGTTAGACAATGGCGTAATTGAAAGTGAATTAAAGCAATACGTTAAAGTACAAAATTTAACACCATTAGATAAACTGCCCAATGGCGCTAAATTATTGGCTTGGTTGATAGTTTCTCATCACCGTTTACCTAATTTTTCACATAGCATAAGAGAGACGAGAAAAGAGTGGTTAGGAGTAAAATCAGAAAGTATTGAAGTGCTTCTTCAGCGCATTACTCAAGAATGGGGTTATGAAAACAAGATTGATGAAGCAGAATACAACAAACGTGTTAAGCATTGCTTTGAATTTCAAAATGGCTTGTTATCTGAATCGAAAGAATGGAGGAAACACGTAAAGCGCTGGGCAAATAGCCTAATAAATAACTTACCTTTGCTTGAAACGGCTATGCAAGATGGTAGTTATCGTTTGGTGTTACACCATGCGCGTTTGTGTTTGATGTTAGGTGATCACTATTATTCATCACAAGATGCCGCCAAAAGTTGGCAAGATAACACAGGGTTATTCGCTAATACTGATCGAGTTACCAATGAATTAAAACAAAAGCTTGATGAACATTTGGTTGGTGTCGCAAAAAATGCGCTTGATACCGCGCATTTATTACCTGCATTTGAAAAAGAGCCACCAGTAGCAACTGACATTCAAATATTAAGAAAAGCAAGCCCTACAGCATTCAAATGGCAAGATAAAGCAGTAACCAAAATTAGTGAATGGAAAATACAGCAAGATAAAAAAGTAACAGGCTTTTTTGCGGTTAACATGGCAAGTACAGGCTGCGGAAAAACCTTTGCTAACGCTAAAGTAATGCGTGCGTTATCGACTGATGGTAAAAGTTTACGTTATATTCTCGCCCTTGGGTTACGTACGTTAACGTTACAAACGGGTGATGAATATCGCAATAGGATCGGCTTAACTAATGCCGAGCTTGCCGTATTAATTGGTTCACGGGCGGTGGCTGAATTGCATAATCAACGAGAAATTAACCAAGATGAAATCACTGATGAGGTCTTAGGTTCAGAATCCCAAGAAGCCTTACTAGATGAATTTATTGATTATGACTGTGAAATACCCGAAGAAGGGTTAAGTACTGTATTAACTCGCAACAAAGATAAAGAGTTTTTATATGCGCCAGTACTGGCGTGCACCATTGACCACTTAATGGCAGCAACAGAAACTAAACGGGGTGGCCGCTATATTCTGCCAAGTTTACGGTTAATGTCATCTGACTTAGTGATTGATGAAATAGATGATTTTACCGGTGATGATTTAATCGCGATTGGCAGGCTTATTCACTTAGCAGGCATGTTAGGCAGAAAAGTGATGATTTCATCAGCTACTATTCCACCCGATTTAGCGCTAGGGTATTTTAATGCATACAAAAACGGCTGGAAAATTTTCACTAAAAGTCGAGACGAAGCAAAAGCTGAAATAGGTTGCGCATGGATCGATGAATTTACTACCCAAGTAGATAGTATAAGTGTTGTAGAAAGTGAATCGGCCATTGAGCAATATCAAGTAAAACATAGTCAATTTATTGATAAACGAGTAAACAGTCTAAATAAACAAGTCGCTAAACGTAAAGCAGATGTTGTGCCTTGCCCTTTACTTTCGATAGAAGAATCAACACCAGAAAATGAAGCTGAAGAAAGCAAGCAGTCTCATTATTTTTCAACAGTAAAGCAAGCGACTTTAGCTAAACATCAACTGCATCATAGCATTGATCCTAAAACAGCAATCAAGGTTTCATTTGGTGTGGTACGAGTGGCCAATATAACGCCATGTGTAGAGTTAACGAAGTATTTATTACAAGCCGACTATCCAAATAATACCCAAGTAAAAGTAATGGCTTATCATAGTCAACAAGTTCTGTTGCTACGACATGAACAAGAAAAACACCTCGATGACGTATTAAAACGCAAAGAAAAAACTGGCGAACCACAACAAGCATTTTCCAACCCTGTTATTCGTAATCATCTTGATTCATGCGCTAAAAGTAATAGTCATATTAATAATATGCTGTTTATTTTAGTGGCAACTCCCGTTGAAGAAGTAGGGCGAGATCATGACTTTGACTGGGCAATCATTGAGCCATCATCATATCGTTCGATTGTGCAATTAGCAGGGCGTGTACGTCGTCATCGAACACAAGCAACAGAGTTGGCTAATATTGGTGTAATGCAATATAACCTCAAAGCATTTAAAACCAATGATAAGCAAGGCGGAAAATATTTTATTAAACCGGGCTATGAAGACGGCTGGGATAAAAGCCTACACAGCCATGACCTCAATAAATTAGTGAATGAAACACGTATTAACGAAAGCTTAAATGCCATTGCTAGAATAAAAGTTCCTACCCAAGCAGATAAACAATTATTAGCGTTTATCGAGCATAAAGTAACGGCAGCACAATTAACAAATTTTTCTGCATTTGGCGCAAACACCCTACAAGGTTACTTAACCGAAACATGGTACTTAACGGCATTGCCACAAGTGTTAACCCCTTTTAGAAAAAGTGAAGCGAGCATTAATTTATTCTTGTTTTATAACGAAAATACAGACCAATGCTATTTCACTGAGAAAGGTGAAAAGGGTAGACCTTTAGTTGATATTAATGATCAAGTAATCAACCGAGAAACAATACTCAACATAAAGAAAATAGAATTAACAGAACAACAACGACAAAATTTATGGTTGGATCGTAATTATCAAAGCTTGTTAATCAAGTACCTCAGTGAGCCATGGTTAGCCACACCTAAACGGGTGTCCTTGCGTTATGGAGAAATAAATATGGTAAAACGTGAAAACGCACAATATGAATATAACGATCAGTTTGGGTTGGTTAAAATAAAGAAAGCCTGA
- the csy1 gene encoding type I-F CRISPR-associated protein Csy1 → MLDTAIASYFSERKETWLKKNIKAAMQEHEIAEMEQLCEQQFSLNEWLPNAAKRAGQISMSTHPCTFSHPSARKNKNGYVSSVLAEIDKVEDGYLKTGNVSVATDALGNAAALDVYKFLTLIMEDGENLLTHIQQETDLAKALLTTKTANYQDLRSGFLAMVEGATESITSSKIKQVYFPVDDDYHQLSLLTNSGMVYQLRSRLDKLRFSDEVKERRDKKRKNEFSEQGFSEIYGLTTIGYGGTKPQNISVLNNQNGGKAHLLSSLPPSIEKRSIHFPRSDFFTESFKKYEYADNFKALHKLFQTDYNNIKLRDARDRNLQQIIDLLIEKMWSVRAVSQAQFHADTSSLSSVQMTWLHDDFADEREKSEQWLNLLITEISTWLTRSYEKVLDKKAIKLGDAERLHFAEVIERNREFLK, encoded by the coding sequence ATGTTAGACACTGCAATAGCAAGTTACTTTTCTGAACGAAAAGAAACGTGGTTAAAAAAAAATATAAAAGCAGCAATGCAAGAGCATGAAATTGCTGAAATGGAGCAATTATGTGAGCAGCAATTTTCATTAAATGAATGGTTACCCAATGCAGCGAAAAGGGCTGGGCAAATTTCAATGTCTACACATCCTTGCACCTTTAGCCATCCGAGTGCGCGGAAAAACAAAAATGGTTATGTTTCTTCTGTTTTAGCAGAAATAGACAAAGTTGAGGATGGTTATTTAAAAACAGGTAACGTGTCTGTTGCTACTGATGCACTAGGTAATGCTGCCGCATTAGATGTTTATAAATTTTTAACCTTAATCATGGAAGATGGTGAAAATTTATTAACCCATATTCAACAAGAAACAGACTTAGCTAAAGCGCTATTAACAACTAAAACGGCTAACTACCAAGATTTAAGAAGTGGTTTTTTAGCCATGGTAGAAGGTGCGACTGAAAGCATTACTAGCTCTAAAATAAAACAAGTGTACTTCCCTGTTGATGATGACTATCACCAATTATCACTGTTAACTAATTCGGGCATGGTTTATCAATTACGTTCTCGCTTAGATAAATTACGTTTTTCAGATGAAGTAAAAGAACGTCGCGATAAAAAGCGCAAAAACGAGTTTAGTGAGCAGGGCTTTAGTGAAATTTACGGTTTAACCACCATCGGGTACGGTGGTACTAAACCGCAAAATATTAGTGTTTTGAATAATCAAAATGGCGGTAAAGCACACCTTTTATCATCGTTGCCACCGAGTATTGAAAAACGCAGTATACATTTTCCTAGAAGTGATTTTTTTACCGAGTCATTTAAAAAATATGAATATGCAGATAATTTCAAAGCGCTGCATAAACTATTTCAGACTGACTATAACAATATCAAACTTCGTGATGCGAGAGACCGTAACCTGCAACAAATCATAGATTTACTCATTGAGAAAATGTGGTCAGTACGTGCTGTTTCACAAGCACAATTTCACGCTGATACATCTTCACTATCAAGCGTGCAGATGACTTGGTTACATGATGATTTTGCTGATGAAAGAGAAAAGTCAGAGCAATGGTTAAATTTACTCATCACTGAAATATCTACATGGTTAACGCGTAGTTATGAAAAGGTGCTAGATAAAAAAGCCATCAAATTAGGCGATGCGGAACGCTTACATTTTGCAGAAGTGATTGAGCGTAATAGGGAGTTTTTAAAATGA